Proteins encoded by one window of Rouxiella chamberiensis:
- the puuD gene encoding gamma-glutamyl-gamma-aminobutyrate hydrolase, whose amino-acid sequence MDNISSTIDTADPIAEPLHSLYVSDSAYRPIIGVVMCENTIDQNPALTVHEKYLDAIFNANGLPVALPHELASREGAIESVLSRLDGIFLTGSPSNIEPHHYGEDGIEELADPGRDKLSLALINATLEKGIPLFAACRGMQELVVATGGALYRKVQDQPGYMDHREDTSLPHDNQYDLVHPVEIAPGGLLAELLPEYRNFQVNSLHGQGAKRLGPTLTVEAVAPDNLVEAVSVRNHPFALGVQWHPEWHSLTDPVSKQLFDAFISACRTRHEIFHGGES is encoded by the coding sequence ATGGACAATATTTCTTCCACAATCGACACCGCAGATCCCATCGCGGAACCCCTTCACTCACTCTACGTCAGCGACTCGGCCTATCGGCCCATTATCGGCGTGGTGATGTGCGAAAACACAATCGACCAGAATCCGGCGCTGACCGTGCACGAGAAATATCTCGATGCCATTTTCAACGCCAACGGGTTACCAGTCGCCCTGCCCCACGAACTTGCTTCGCGGGAAGGCGCTATCGAAAGCGTGCTGTCGCGCCTTGACGGCATCTTTCTTACCGGCAGTCCGAGCAATATCGAACCGCATCATTATGGCGAAGACGGCATTGAAGAGCTGGCCGATCCCGGTCGCGACAAACTCAGTCTCGCGCTTATCAACGCCACGCTCGAGAAAGGGATCCCCCTGTTTGCTGCCTGCCGCGGAATGCAGGAACTCGTGGTTGCCACCGGCGGCGCGCTTTATCGCAAAGTGCAGGATCAACCGGGTTATATGGATCACCGCGAAGACACGTCGCTGCCGCACGACAATCAATACGATTTGGTGCATCCGGTCGAGATTGCGCCCGGCGGTCTGCTTGCCGAACTGCTGCCCGAATACCGGAATTTTCAGGTCAATTCGCTGCACGGTCAGGGCGCAAAACGTCTGGGGCCGACGCTCACGGTCGAAGCCGTGGCCCCCGATAATCTGGTCGAGGCGGTCAGCGTACGTAATCACCCCTTTGCCCTGGGCGTGCAGTGGCACCCCGAATGGCACAGCCTGACCGATCCGGTTTCCAAACAGCTGTTCGACGCCTTTATCAGCGCCTGTCGAACGCGCCACGAAATTTTCCACGGAGGTGAAAGTTAA
- a CDS encoding glutamine synthetase family protein, with amino-acid sequence MQAIDLITQDLEVDSFAIPGEETRSSAFQDEVTQYLERQPLTQHVDVLLTDLNGSFRGKRIPLSALRKIEKGCYFPASVFAMDILGNVVEEAGLGQELGEPDRICLPVPGTLTPSAADPEHIGQLLLTMLDEDGTPFDVEPRNVLNHIWQTLRQRGLFPVVAVELEFYLLDRQRDADGALQPPCTPGTQERNIQNQCYSLDNLDHFADVLSDIDRLAHIQGLPADGAVAESSPGQFEINLHHTDNILAACDHALTLKRLVRLVAENHDMDATFMAKPYDEYAGSGMHIHVSMLDDNGKNLFSNAQGEDSALMKRALAGMIALMPASMAVLAPNINAYRRFQPGMYVPVQASWGHNNRTVALRVPCSDAKNHRVEYRVAGADANPYLVVAAVLAGVLHGLDNILPLPEPVTGNGLEQEGIPLPIRQSDALYEFEQQNDLQKYLGRRFSRVYHSCKSDELLQFERRVTETEIDWMLRNA; translated from the coding sequence ATGCAAGCAATCGACCTGATTACTCAAGATCTCGAAGTTGACAGCTTCGCCATCCCCGGCGAAGAAACGCGAAGTAGCGCGTTCCAGGATGAAGTTACTCAGTACCTGGAGCGTCAACCTTTAACGCAGCACGTAGATGTCCTTCTCACCGATTTAAACGGCAGTTTCCGCGGTAAACGCATTCCTCTCTCGGCACTTCGCAAAATCGAAAAAGGCTGTTATTTCCCGGCCTCCGTGTTTGCCATGGATATTCTCGGCAATGTCGTCGAAGAAGCCGGTCTGGGTCAGGAGTTGGGCGAACCCGATCGCATCTGTCTTCCCGTTCCCGGCACCTTGACTCCCTCTGCCGCCGACCCTGAACATATCGGGCAACTTCTGTTGACCATGCTTGACGAAGATGGTACTCCCTTTGACGTTGAACCCCGCAATGTGCTGAATCACATCTGGCAAACATTGCGCCAGCGAGGATTATTCCCGGTGGTAGCGGTAGAGTTGGAGTTTTATCTGCTCGACAGGCAGCGTGACGCCGATGGCGCATTGCAACCTCCCTGCACGCCGGGTACGCAGGAACGCAATATTCAAAATCAATGCTATTCACTCGACAATCTCGACCATTTTGCTGACGTTCTCAGCGATATTGACCGACTGGCCCACATTCAGGGACTGCCCGCCGACGGCGCGGTGGCGGAATCTTCGCCCGGTCAATTTGAAATCAATCTGCATCACACAGACAACATTCTTGCCGCCTGCGACCATGCGTTGACGTTAAAACGCCTGGTCCGGCTGGTGGCCGAAAATCACGACATGGACGCCACGTTCATGGCGAAACCGTATGATGAATACGCCGGAAGCGGCATGCACATTCACGTCAGCATGCTCGACGACAACGGCAAGAACCTGTTTTCCAATGCACAGGGCGAAGACTCCGCGCTGATGAAACGCGCACTGGCCGGAATGATTGCGCTGATGCCTGCCTCGATGGCGGTGCTCGCGCCGAACATCAACGCCTATCGCCGCTTCCAGCCGGGCATGTACGTGCCGGTACAGGCATCCTGGGGTCACAACAACCGGACGGTTGCGCTGCGTGTGCCGTGCAGCGATGCCAAAAATCATCGCGTCGAATACCGCGTGGCCGGTGCCGATGCCAATCCTTATTTAGTCGTCGCGGCCGTATTGGCGGGCGTATTGCACGGGCTGGACAATATTTTGCCGCTGCCGGAACCCGTTACCGGCAATGGTCTCGAACAGGAAGGGATCCCGTTACCGATTCGTCAAAGCGATGCGTTATATGAATTTGAACAGCAAAACGATCTGCAAAAATATCTGGGCCGACGGTTCAGCCGCGTTTATCACAGTTGTAAATCCGATGAACTATTGCAGTTTGAACGTCGCGTAACCGAAACCGAAATTGACTGGATGCTAAGAAACGCCTGA
- a CDS encoding APC family permease, with the protein MSHNHSATIAAAPPRIKLRRTLTLVQVVMMGLAYLQPMTIFDTFGIVTGLTDGHVATAYLFALVAVLFTAVSYGKLVKRFPSAGSAYTYAQKAISPHVGFMVGWSSLLDYLFMPMINILLAKIYLEAIFPGFPSWIWVVALVGLMTAFNLRGIKLVANMNSVVVVVQVAIMALIVGLLIYGVYHGEGTGTLVSSKPFWSENAHTVPMITGATILCFSFLGFDGISSLSEETPNADKVIPRAIFLTALIGGIIFVVVSYFLQLYFPTIARFHDPDASQPEIMLFVGGKLFQFIILCFSCVTVLASGMAAHAGVSRLLYVMGRDGVFPEKIFGFVHPTWRTPAFNVVLVGVVAMSAISFDLVTATALINFGALVAFTFVNLAVISQFYIREKRNRTVSDHIHYLILPVIGALTVGALWLNLEASSMTLGLVWGAIGLAYLAYITRLFRQAPPQMNEDVD; encoded by the coding sequence ATGTCGCATAATCACTCTGCCACCATTGCTGCTGCGCCACCGCGCATCAAACTTCGTCGTACCCTGACGCTGGTTCAGGTAGTGATGATGGGCCTTGCCTATCTGCAACCGATGACCATTTTCGATACCTTCGGCATCGTGACCGGTCTGACCGACGGCCATGTCGCCACCGCCTATCTGTTCGCGCTGGTTGCCGTGCTGTTTACTGCCGTGAGCTACGGCAAGCTGGTTAAACGCTTCCCGTCTGCGGGTTCTGCCTACACCTACGCTCAAAAAGCCATCAGCCCGCACGTCGGCTTTATGGTGGGTTGGTCGTCCCTGCTTGATTATCTGTTTATGCCGATGATCAACATCCTGCTGGCCAAAATCTACCTTGAAGCCATTTTCCCGGGCTTCCCGTCGTGGATCTGGGTGGTGGCGCTGGTCGGCCTGATGACCGCCTTCAACCTGCGCGGCATCAAGCTCGTCGCCAACATGAACAGCGTGGTGGTCGTGGTGCAGGTTGCCATTATGGCCCTGATCGTCGGCCTGCTGATTTACGGTGTCTATCACGGTGAAGGCACGGGTACGCTGGTGAGCTCCAAGCCATTCTGGTCCGAGAACGCCCATACCGTGCCGATGATTACGGGGGCCACAATATTGTGCTTCTCGTTCCTGGGCTTCGACGGCATCAGTTCACTGTCGGAAGAGACGCCGAATGCGGATAAAGTCATTCCACGCGCGATTTTCCTGACTGCGCTGATTGGCGGCATTATCTTTGTTGTGGTGTCCTACTTCCTGCAACTGTATTTCCCGACTATCGCGCGCTTCCACGATCCGGACGCGTCACAGCCGGAAATCATGCTGTTCGTGGGCGGTAAGCTGTTCCAGTTCATCATTCTGTGCTTCTCCTGTGTGACCGTTCTGGCATCCGGAATGGCTGCGCATGCGGGCGTTTCACGTCTGCTGTACGTGATGGGACGCGATGGCGTATTCCCGGAGAAAATCTTCGGTTTCGTGCATCCCACCTGGCGTACCCCGGCGTTCAACGTAGTGCTGGTCGGTGTCGTTGCGATGTCTGCCATCAGCTTTGATCTGGTTACCGCAACGGCGCTTATCAACTTTGGTGCGCTGGTTGCCTTTACCTTCGTCAACCTGGCCGTTATCTCGCAGTTCTACATCCGCGAGAAACGCAACCGTACCGTCAGTGATCATATTCATTATCTGATCCTGCCGGTCATCGGTGCGTTGACCGTGGGCGCGTTGTGGCTGAATCTCGAAGCCAGCTCAATGACGCTGGGTCTGGTGTGGGGCGCGATTGGTCTGGCCTATCTGGCGTATATCACGCGTCTGTTCCGTCAGGCTCCGCCGCAGATGAACGAAGACGTAGACTAG
- the sbcB gene encoding exodeoxyribonuclease I, with product MSDKPVQPTFYFHDYETFGKHPALDRPAQFAGVRTDADFNIIEEPLVIYCRPSDDYLPQPEAVMITGITPQLALSKGLCENEFAAKIHDAFSVPGTCIVGYNNIRFDDEVSRNIFYRNFFDPYAYSWQNGNSRWDLLDVMRACYALRPEGINWPENEEGFPSFRLEHLTQANGIAHENAHDAMSDVYATIAMAKQVKQAQPRLFDYLLSHRGKNKINTLIDIPAMSPLVHVSGMFGAARGNTSWVAPLAWHPDNKNAVIMCDLAGDMTPLLELDADQMRERLYSRRDSLAPGESPLPIKLVHINKCPILAPAKTLLPENAERLDIDRARCLENLQILRQNTQIREKVVALFAEAEPFVASQNVDARLYDGFFGDADRATMRIIQQTAPENLAALDLRFQDSRLEELLFRFRARNYPQTLTDAEQQRWRVHRQESLTTEQVQDYVLQLESLYNLHEEDAEKTALLKALFDYGKKLVG from the coding sequence ATGTCAGACAAACCCGTACAACCTACTTTCTACTTCCACGATTATGAGACATTCGGAAAGCACCCTGCGCTTGACCGTCCTGCGCAGTTTGCGGGTGTGCGCACCGATGCTGATTTCAATATCATTGAAGAACCTCTGGTCATCTACTGCCGCCCTTCGGATGACTATTTACCGCAGCCCGAAGCCGTGATGATAACCGGTATCACGCCGCAACTGGCGCTGTCGAAAGGATTGTGCGAAAACGAGTTCGCCGCCAAAATCCACGACGCCTTCAGCGTGCCCGGCACCTGCATTGTGGGCTACAACAACATCCGTTTCGATGACGAAGTCAGCCGCAATATCTTTTATCGTAACTTCTTTGATCCCTACGCCTACAGCTGGCAAAACGGCAATTCCCGCTGGGATCTGCTGGATGTTATGCGTGCCTGCTATGCGCTGCGTCCCGAGGGCATCAACTGGCCGGAAAACGAGGAAGGCTTTCCGAGCTTCCGCCTTGAGCATTTGACTCAGGCGAACGGTATCGCGCACGAAAACGCGCACGACGCGATGTCTGACGTTTATGCCACTATCGCGATGGCAAAGCAGGTGAAACAGGCGCAACCGCGACTGTTTGATTATTTGCTCAGCCATCGTGGCAAAAACAAGATTAATACGCTTATCGATATTCCCGCCATGTCGCCGCTGGTGCACGTCTCCGGCATGTTTGGCGCAGCGCGTGGCAATACCAGTTGGGTCGCGCCTCTGGCGTGGCATCCGGACAATAAAAACGCGGTCATCATGTGTGATTTGGCGGGAGATATGACCCCACTGCTGGAACTGGATGCCGACCAGATGCGCGAGCGCCTCTATAGCCGTCGCGACTCTCTCGCGCCCGGCGAGTCACCGCTGCCGATTAAGCTGGTTCATATCAACAAATGCCCGATACTGGCCCCGGCCAAAACGCTGCTGCCCGAAAACGCCGAGCGGCTGGACATTGACCGCGCGCGCTGTCTGGAAAATTTGCAAATCCTGCGCCAAAACACGCAGATTCGTGAAAAAGTGGTCGCGCTGTTTGCCGAAGCGGAGCCTTTCGTCGCCTCGCAGAACGTGGATGCGCGCCTGTACGACGGCTTTTTTGGCGATGCGGATCGCGCCACCATGCGCATCATCCAGCAAACCGCGCCGGAAAACCTCGCCGCGCTGGACCTGCGTTTCCAGGACTCGCGTCTTGAAGAACTGCTTTTCCGCTTCCGCGCGCGCAACTATCCGCAAACGTTGACTGACGCAGAGCAGCAGCGCTGGCGGGTGCATCGTCAGGAATCTTTGACTACGGAGCAGGTGCAGGATTACGTATTGCAGCTTGAATCGCTCTATAACCTGCATGAAGAAGACGCCGAAAAAACTGCCTTGCTCAAGGCGCTGTTTGATTACGGCAAGAAACTGGTCGGCTGA
- a CDS encoding Arm DNA-binding domain-containing protein, which translates to MGSPELSEGDELGVRISSLGAMTFQFRYRWEGKVQRISLGKYPPNGTKRCRALFGKLCQLYDKGNNPLIHFDVNTHPLN; encoded by the coding sequence ATAGGGAGCCCAGAGCTTTCTGAGGGTGATGAGCTAGGTGTAAGGATATCATCTCTCGGCGCAATGACCTTCCAATTTCGTTACCGCTGGGAGGGCAAAGTTCAGCGCATATCTCTTGGGAAATATCCCCCCAATGGGACTAAAAGATGCCGAGCCCTTTTTGGCAAACTCTGCCAACTCTATGACAAGGGAAATAATCCCCTGATACACTTTGATGTAAACACACATCCTCTGAACTGA
- a CDS encoding phage holin family protein — protein MIAWLANHRNEAGYSILAFAMSMLATSRNMKTIWRDRMTGATMCGILCFFAQPTLRHIGLDIPAYQPQ, from the coding sequence ATGATCGCCTGGCTGGCAAATCATCGTAATGAGGCTGGTTACTCCATTCTGGCGTTCGCTATGTCGATGTTAGCCACTTCAAGAAACATGAAGACTATCTGGAGAGACCGAATGACCGGTGCGACCATGTGCGGAATTCTTTGTTTCTTTGCTCAACCCACTCTGCGCCATATTGGGCTGGACATTCCCGCCTATCAGCCTCAATGA
- a CDS encoding RluA family pseudouridine synthase, with the protein MSKIIDTFIAPPCHDEIEILYQDSHLVLVNKPAGLLSLSGKNPQNLDSVHHRLVKVFPGCTLVHRLDFGTSGLMVIARNKPVNAALCQQFSQRTVTKVYSALLCGHLENNEGTIDAPIAKDPALFPLMSLCAIHGKPARSRYRVIERCFHTPGDGTPLPVTRVELTPETGRTHQLRIHSQQLGHPILGCDLYGGLLLPGTEQTSRLMLHASELHFVHPVTHEVIKALCASPF; encoded by the coding sequence ATGTCCAAGATAATCGACACCTTTATCGCTCCGCCCTGTCATGACGAGATAGAGATCCTCTATCAGGACTCTCATCTGGTGCTCGTCAACAAACCTGCCGGACTGCTCAGCCTCTCCGGGAAAAATCCGCAAAATCTTGATTCAGTGCATCACCGCCTGGTCAAAGTATTTCCAGGCTGCACGCTGGTTCATCGCCTGGATTTCGGGACTTCCGGGCTGATGGTTATCGCGCGCAACAAACCTGTCAATGCCGCGCTGTGTCAACAGTTCAGCCAGCGCACCGTGACCAAAGTGTACAGCGCGCTACTTTGCGGGCATCTCGAGAACAACGAAGGAACGATCGACGCCCCGATAGCCAAAGATCCTGCGCTGTTTCCGCTGATGTCTCTCTGCGCTATCCACGGAAAGCCCGCGCGCTCCCGTTATCGCGTGATAGAACGCTGTTTTCATACGCCGGGAGACGGCACGCCGCTGCCGGTGACGCGGGTTGAACTCACTCCGGAAACCGGACGCACGCACCAACTTCGTATCCACAGTCAGCAACTCGGCCACCCTATTTTAGGCTGTGACCTGTATGGCGGCCTGCTGCTGCCCGGTACCGAACAGACGTCACGACTCATGCTTCACGCCAGCGAGTTGCATTTTGTTCATCCCGTCACCCATGAAGTGATCAAAGCGCTCTGTGCCAGTCCGTTTTAG
- a CDS encoding DUF4174 domain-containing protein → MLRIRSILSAKNENTRHFSQGVSLTSRLFFVALALLSSCTTQAAEDGLFRSLAPETANLEPYQWHNRPLVIFAPSDKDPHYVQQIAMLQKAQADLAERDIIVLSDTSPAANGHLRAQLKPKDFEVVLVGKDGGMKLREQRPISTKALLSTIDRMPMRKANLD, encoded by the coding sequence ATGCTGCGCATTCGATCCATTCTGTCTGCAAAAAACGAGAACACGCGTCATTTTTCTCAGGGTGTGTCGCTGACGTCACGCCTGTTCTTCGTCGCCCTCGCGCTGCTGTCCAGCTGTACCACGCAGGCCGCAGAAGACGGGTTGTTTCGTTCACTCGCGCCTGAAACCGCTAATCTTGAGCCTTATCAATGGCATAATCGCCCTCTCGTCATATTCGCGCCCTCCGACAAAGACCCGCACTACGTTCAGCAGATAGCGATGCTGCAAAAGGCCCAAGCCGACCTTGCCGAGCGCGATATCATTGTACTGAGCGATACCTCGCCCGCTGCAAACGGCCATCTGCGCGCCCAGCTCAAACCCAAAGACTTTGAAGTGGTGCTGGTCGGTAAAGACGGCGGAATGAAACTGCGGGAACAACGGCCGATAAGCACGAAAGCGCTGCTCTCGACCATCGACAGAATGCCGATGCGCAAAGCCAATCTCGATTGA
- the fhuE gene encoding ferric-rhodotorulic acid/ferric-coprogen receptor FhuE, whose product MSLNRRESRASSSASGISKTFRVSLMALAVHSLLNPVMALAADNTKKEDVLVVDATPSDNGGEQASQDYQVKTTRAGTKLLLTPRDVPQSMSVITQQRMQDQQLQTIDDVLNNTTGLSGDHVDSERTEYYSRGFKLTNFTFDGIPTSMGDAWNFGDAASDTAIYDRIEVVRGATGLMTGAGSPAASVNMVRKHADSKTLTGNLSASYGSWNKQRYVVDVTTPLNESGSVRGRVIAGYQDQDSWLDRYHKNTKFIYGVIDADLTDNTTVSLGYDYQDADTRDPSWGGLPVFYSNGSLTHYNRSLNSSADWTYYHTTARKVYVDLDHNFDNGWNFHLNGTHAENTFSDKLLYLGYTSAPDEATGEGADGYGSMDRGKRELTSVDGYASGPFSLLGRQHQLMMGVSYSRQHNVTESQDGVTDLDNYDIATGDIGVFNNNWNGKVVDPQWQGWYDNANDVVRQKSAYTAARFSLADPLSLIVGARYTQYSTNGSSGNMDKNNLTPYAGLVYDINDTWSAYASYTSIFQPQTYRDSSGHYLSPVTGKSYETGLKSAWFDGSLTATLAVFRIEQNNVGTEENGVYVNNSSEQAYTPTKGARSKGAEFELNGAVTDNLQMTFGATRYVARDSEGRYNAFQPQTVFKLFTRYQLPMLRDLTIGGGINWQNRVFEDVSAPDGSTQRVYQSSYPLASLFARYQINKQVAVQANVDNLFDRTYYTYMNSYVYGEPRNYSVSVSYQF is encoded by the coding sequence ATGTCTTTGAATCGCAGGGAATCTCGCGCTAGTTCAAGCGCGTCGGGCATCAGTAAAACCTTTAGAGTATCGTTAATGGCTTTGGCCGTTCACAGCCTTCTCAATCCCGTCATGGCCCTCGCGGCAGACAACACCAAAAAAGAGGATGTGCTGGTCGTCGATGCCACGCCTTCCGATAATGGCGGTGAACAGGCATCACAGGATTATCAGGTAAAAACGACGCGAGCCGGCACCAAATTACTGCTGACTCCGCGCGACGTGCCGCAGTCCATGAGTGTCATCACCCAGCAGCGCATGCAGGACCAGCAACTGCAAACCATTGACGACGTGCTGAACAATACTACCGGCCTAAGTGGCGATCATGTGGATAGTGAACGCACCGAATACTATTCCCGTGGTTTCAAGCTGACGAACTTCACGTTCGACGGCATCCCGACCTCAATGGGCGATGCATGGAACTTCGGCGACGCCGCCTCCGACACCGCGATTTACGACCGCATCGAAGTCGTGCGCGGCGCAACCGGTCTGATGACGGGCGCGGGCAGCCCGGCGGCTTCCGTCAATATGGTGCGCAAACACGCCGACAGCAAAACCTTGACCGGGAACCTGAGCGCCAGCTATGGCAGCTGGAACAAGCAGCGCTATGTTGTGGATGTCACGACCCCTCTCAATGAATCGGGATCGGTGCGTGGCCGCGTAATAGCGGGCTATCAGGATCAGGACAGCTGGCTTGATCGCTACCATAAAAATACCAAATTCATTTATGGCGTGATTGACGCTGACCTCACCGATAACACCACAGTGTCGCTGGGATACGATTATCAGGATGCCGACACGCGCGATCCTTCCTGGGGAGGATTGCCCGTCTTTTACAGCAATGGTTCCCTGACGCACTACAATCGCAGCCTGAACTCTTCCGCCGATTGGACCTATTACCATACGACCGCGCGCAAGGTGTATGTCGACCTGGACCATAACTTTGACAATGGCTGGAATTTCCATCTCAATGGCACGCACGCCGAAAATACGTTCAGCGATAAGTTGCTGTATCTGGGTTATACCTCCGCGCCGGATGAAGCGACCGGTGAAGGCGCGGATGGTTATGGCAGCATGGACCGCGGCAAGCGTGAACTGACCTCAGTGGATGGATACGCCAGCGGACCCTTCTCGTTGCTGGGACGCCAGCATCAGCTCATGATGGGCGTGAGCTACAGCCGTCAGCACAACGTTACCGAGAGTCAGGACGGGGTGACCGATCTGGACAATTATGACATCGCGACCGGGGATATCGGGGTGTTCAATAACAACTGGAACGGCAAGGTCGTCGACCCGCAGTGGCAGGGTTGGTATGACAACGCCAACGACGTAGTGCGCCAAAAATCGGCTTATACCGCAGCCCGTTTTTCGCTCGCCGATCCATTGTCGTTGATTGTCGGCGCGCGCTATACGCAGTACAGCACCAACGGCAGCAGCGGCAATATGGACAAGAACAACCTGACGCCATACGCGGGTCTGGTGTATGACATCAACGATACCTGGTCTGCCTATGCCAGTTATACCTCAATCTTCCAGCCGCAAACCTATCGCGACAGTTCGGGGCATTATCTCTCGCCGGTCACCGGGAAAAGCTATGAAACCGGTCTGAAATCCGCCTGGTTCGATGGCAGTCTGACCGCTACGCTTGCGGTGTTCCGTATTGAGCAGAATAACGTCGGCACGGAAGAGAACGGCGTTTACGTCAATAACAGCAGCGAACAAGCCTACACGCCCACCAAGGGTGCGCGCAGTAAAGGCGCCGAATTCGAGTTAAACGGTGCCGTTACCGACAACTTGCAGATGACCTTCGGGGCAACGCGTTATGTCGCACGTGATTCCGAAGGCCGCTATAACGCCTTCCAGCCGCAGACCGTGTTCAAGCTTTTCACCCGTTATCAACTGCCGATGCTGCGTGACCTGACGATTGGCGGCGGGATCAACTGGCAAAACCGCGTGTTTGAAGATGTCAGCGCGCCGGATGGCAGCACTCAGCGTGTGTACCAGAGCAGCTATCCGCTGGCCAGCCTGTTTGCCCGTTACCAGATAAACAAGCAGGTCGCGGTGCAGGCCAACGTCGACAATCTGTTCGACCGCACCTACTACACTTACATGAACAGCTATGTTTATGGCGAACCGCGTAATTACTCCGTCAGCGTGTCTTACCAGTTCTAA
- a CDS encoding peroxidase family protein gives MSNNIIETENHESGGKCPFHKGIDKEAAGGGTNNKDWWPKQLRVDLLNQHSSRSNPLDEEFQYRNEFAKLDYYALKADLRALLTDSQSWWPADWGSYIGLFIRMAWHSAGTYRFYRWPWRFRPGSAAIRPLNSWPDNVSLDKARRLLWPVKQKYGQKISWADLYILAGNVALENSGFRTFGFGAGRADVWEPDQDINWGNEINWLEHRHPESLAQEPLGATEMGLIYVNPEGPEHSGEPTSAAAAIRATFGNMGMNDEETVALIAGGHTLGKTHGAGPADQVGVEPEAAPIEAQGLGWISQYGSGAGADAITSGLEVAWSQTPTQWSNYFFENLFKYEWVQTRSPAGAIQFEAVDAEEIIPDPFDPNKNANPPCW, from the coding sequence GTGAGCAACAACATCATAGAAACCGAAAACCATGAGTCCGGCGGCAAATGTCCTTTCCATAAAGGTATCGACAAAGAAGCCGCAGGCGGTGGAACAAATAATAAAGACTGGTGGCCCAAGCAGTTAAGGGTCGATTTGTTGAATCAACACTCCTCTCGTTCAAATCCTCTTGATGAGGAGTTCCAATACCGTAATGAATTCGCCAAGCTCGACTACTATGCACTCAAGGCCGATTTACGCGCCTTGCTGACGGATTCCCAATCCTGGTGGCCCGCCGACTGGGGAAGTTACATCGGACTCTTCATCCGCATGGCGTGGCATAGCGCCGGCACCTACCGGTTCTATCGATGGCCGTGGCGGTTCCGGCCGGGGTCAGCAGCGATTCGCCCCCTGAACTCCTGGCCCGACAACGTCAGTCTGGACAAGGCGCGTCGTCTACTCTGGCCGGTGAAGCAAAAGTACGGGCAGAAAATTTCCTGGGCCGATCTCTATATCCTTGCGGGCAACGTCGCGCTGGAAAACTCGGGTTTTCGAACCTTTGGTTTTGGTGCAGGGCGTGCCGACGTCTGGGAACCCGATCAGGACATCAACTGGGGTAACGAAATCAACTGGCTCGAGCATCGTCATCCCGAATCGCTGGCGCAGGAACCGTTGGGCGCCACGGAAATGGGACTTATCTACGTCAACCCCGAAGGGCCTGAGCATAGCGGTGAACCAACATCCGCCGCTGCGGCAATCCGCGCGACCTTCGGCAACATGGGCATGAACGATGAAGAGACCGTCGCGCTGATAGCCGGAGGTCATACGCTGGGTAAAACCCATGGTGCCGGTCCTGCCGATCAGGTAGGGGTGGAACCCGAAGCCGCGCCGATTGAAGCTCAGGGGCTGGGCTGGATTAGTCAGTATGGTTCCGGGGCAGGTGCGGATGCCATCACCTCCGGTCTTGAGGTCGCCTGGTCGCAAACGCCGACGCAGTGGAGCAATTATTTCTTCGAAAACCTGTTCAAATACGAGTGGGTGCAGACGCGCAGTCCGGCAGGCGCAATCCAGTTCGAAGCCGTCGATGCCGAAGAAATCATCCCCGATCCCTTTGATCCGAATAAAAACGCAAACCCACCATGCTGGTGA